The window GGCATGATGTTCGCCACCGGAACGCTTGAAGATTCTTATTTCTATTGGAGCATGATCCGCGCCGGCGGCCTTTCGCTGCGCTGGTTCCGCGACAGCGTCGCCAACCGCGCGGGAGACCCGATGTTCTACGCGGAGATGGACACGCTCGCGGCCGATGTCCCCGCCGGTTCGCGCGGGCTTCTGTTTTATCCCTATTTACAGGGCGCGGGTCCTGATATGCCGGGTGCCTGCGGCGTATTCGCGGGGCTCTTCGGCGCGAGCGACCGCGCCGCTATGTGGCGTTCGATCCTTGAGGCGATCGCCTTTGAATACGCTCAAATGATAAAGATCTACCGCGAGTGCGGCATCCCCCTGAATGAGATCATCGGCACCGAGGGCGGCAGCAAAAGCCCCCTCTGGACGCAGATCAAGGCGGATATCCTCGGCGGCGCATATAACATTCCGACGAGGAGCGAGGGCGGCCTGATGGCCGACGTCGCGGTGGCGGCCTATGCCGTCGGCGATATCGAGGACATCGGGGAGACGATGCGGCAGTGGATCACCTTCAGAGGCCGTTTCGAGCCCGACGCGAAGAACGCCGCCGTTTACCGCAGGGTTTTCGAAGAGCGCCAGAGGCTGCTTGCGGGGCCGATGAAGGAACTCTTCGAAGGGTTGGGAAATATCAGAAATATTTAACCACAAACCGCCTCGCAGAGAGGCGGATTTTTTATCGGCCGCACTGCTTGTGCCAGCGAAATTTCTGTAGGATAATGGAGTAATGATGCAAAGGTTATCAGGAAAAAAATTTACGGTATCCATACAGGGCTGCCGCACGAATCAGTACGAGGGCGAGGCGATCGCCGCGGCGCTTGAGGCGGAGGGGGCGGTCTGCGGCGAAGAGTCGCCGGATATCGTCGTCGTCGTCACCTGCACGATAACGGCCGTCGCCGACCGCAAATGCCGCAAATTGATCCGCCGCGCGCGCCGCGAAAACCCGCACGCCGTGATCGCCGCATGCGGCTGTTACGCGCAGAAGGTGACGGAGGCGGAACGGGAGCTGCTGGACATCGACATCGTCCTCGGCAACCGTCTCAAACACCGGCTGCCGGAACTCGTCGCCGAACGGCTGGCGGGAGGCGCGCCGCGCATTGAAGTAGACGGCGATATCGAAAGGGAAAATATCTGGGACGGCCTGACGCTGGACAGGCCGCGCCTTCATACACGCGCTTTTCTTAAGGTGCAGGACGGCTGCAACCACTACTGCTCTTACTGCATCGTCCCCAGCGTGCGCGGCAAACCGGTCTCACGCCCACTGGCGGAGGCGGTGGACGAGGCGCGGCGGATAACGGAGTCCGGCTGTCCGGAGATCGTCCTCACCGGCGTACATCTTGGGCTATACGACAAACTGCCGCAGCTCGTGCGCCGCATCGGCGCGCTGCCAAAGATAAAGAGGCTCCGCTTCGGCTCTATAGAGCCCTTCGCGGTAAACGACGAACTGCTCGCCGCTCTCGCAGACTGTCCCGCCTTCTGTGAACATCTGCATATGCCGCTGCAGTCAGGCGACGACGGCGTGCTATCTTCCATGAAACGTGGCTACCGGGCAGCAGACTTCGCGGAAATCGCCGCCCGCGCGCGCAGTGTGCTCGGCGACAGCCTGCACATCAGCACCGACCTGATGGTCGGCTTTCCCACGGAGGATGACGCGGCCTTCCGGCGCAGCCTCGACTTTGTAAAAGGGCAGGGTTTCGGCAAAGTACACGTCTTTCCCTATTCGCCGCGCGAGGGCACACCGGCCGCCGCTATGGAACAGCTGAGGAGCGAAGCGGTGCACAGGCGCGCCGCCGAGGCGCTGGAGCTGGCGGCGGAGCTCCATAAGGATTTTTGCTCGCAGTGGATCGGCAGGGAGTGCGCCATCCTCACCGAGGAGAGCGACGGCACGGCGGCAAAGGGGCTCACGCGCAACTATATTCGTGTCACTGCGAAAGCCGCGGCAAAAATAAACGAGGAAATTATTGTAATACCTGCTAAGTACGGAGAAGATGGACTCATAACCGAGGGGATTTCTGAAAATATACAATTCAACGGTGATGTTTCAGTAATTTAAGCGAATTGTGCCTTTCCTCATTATTGACAAAGTGTTGCCGTATACCCCATAATACATAGATGTAACAAATCTGAGAATGACATCTGGCGGACTTTATCTACGTAAATGGTGTTTTCGCTTAGGTGTTGATCCCCGACTGAGAAAGGGGGGAATGTTGATGACCACCGTAACTAGACGCGACAATGAGTCGATCGAAGACGCCCTCAAACGCTTTAAAAGAGAGCTTCGGAAGGTGGGCGTGCTTCGTGAGGCTAAGAAGCATGAACATTACGAAAAACCCAGCGAAATCAAGAAACGTAAGAAGGCCGAGATGGCACGAAACAAAGGCAGGAGGGCGGATTATTAACAATGTCTGGCCTTGTTGACAAAATCCAGAGCAATCTGGTTACAGCTATGAAAAATAAAGATGAGCTGACGCTCTCCGTATTGCGCATGCTCAAGTCCTCTATACAGCTCGCGCAGGTAGAAAAGGGCAAAGACAACGCGCTCACGGATGATGATGTTCTTGTGCTCGTCCGCAGACTCATCAAGCAGCGTACCGAGGCGGCGGAGATGTACAAGAACGGCGGCGCGTCGGATCGCGCCGAACGTGAGCTTGCCGAGATCAAGGTGCTTGAGGCCTATCAGCCTGCACAGCTTTCGGACGAAGATATCCTTAAAATAGTGGCAAAGGTAGCAGAAGAGACCGGCGCTGCGGGTCCGAAGGATATGGGGAAAATGATGGGCAAGACAATGGCCGCCGTAAAGGGCCAGGCCGACGGCAACCGGGTCAAATCAGCCGTACAGCAGTATCTCAGCCAGCTCGTCCAGTAATTCAAGCGTAAACAAATCAAAAGTGCCGGAGCATTCCTCCGGCGCTTTTTTCGTAGTTAAGAAAACGCCGGTCGAACGGCAAATATTCGGCAATATAAAAACGTAAGTTCCGCTGATTAAATATGCCGCCCGCGTTACGGACAATCGGCGGTTCCTTAAAAAGGAGACTTGAAGATGCAAACTTACAAAATTCCACTGGTTCCGGGCCCCTCTTCTGTCCCGCTCAAATACCGCGAGGCCTACCTCACCGATTATGGCAGCACAGATCTTGAAAATGACTTTTTCGCGCTGCTTGCGGAGAACATTTCGCTGCTGCAGCAGATTCTGAAGACGAAGAACAGCGTCATCATCGGCTCGGGAGAGGCGATGATGATCCTCTGGGGGGCGCTCAAAAGCGTCGTGAAGCCAGGCGACAGGGTACTGGCGGTCTCTAACGGCCTCTTCGGCCACGGCTTCGGCGAAATGGCCGAGGCGATGGGCGTGCAGGCCGAGTACCTTGAGGCTCCGGAGGGAGAGTTCGTCGACAAAGAGGCGCTGCGCAGGAAGATCGCGGAGTTCCGCCCAGATGTTGTGACCGCCGTCCACTGCGAGACGCCCAGCGGCCTTTTGAACCCTATCGAAGAAATAGCCCCGGTAGTCGCCGAGAGCGGAGCGCTATTCGTCGTCGACTTCGTCGCCAGCGCGGTGGGAGCCGACGTGCGCGTGGACGAATGGGGAATAGACCTCGGACTGCTGGGCAGTCAGAAATGCCTCTCCCTGCTACCGGACATCTGTATGCTCACAGTGAGCGACCGCGCCTGGAAGCGGGCAAAAGATATAAACTACGCCGGTTACGACGCGATATTGCCCTGGAAGGATGCCCTCATCGTAAAGGCGATGCCCTATACCCATAACTGGCAGGCAAACGCCGCGCTGAACCTCGCGCTGAAGAGCGTCCTCGAGGAGGGGCTGGAGAACTCCTTCAAGCGCCACGAAGAGGCCGCGGCTTACTGCCGCAGACGCGCTAAAGACATGGGGCTAAAACTCTACGCGGCGAAAGAGTCGCTCGCCTCGCCGACCGTCACAGCCGTCATGGTTCCCGATGGATGGAGCTGGCCGGAGCTTGACGCGGCCCTGCGCAAAGAGGGGCTCGCCGTCGGCGGCAGTTACGGCCCGCTGGCGGGAAAGGTATTCCGCATCGGCCACATGGGCAGCCAGGCCGACATGGAGCTCGTAAAGCGCGGGATGGATGTTATTGAAAAGGTCCTAAAATAAATCGGCGTTTATACGCGCCGCTGACTTAGCTCAACAAGGCCGGAAAATCCTCTACGCACCGAAGTGCGCCTGCGGTTTTCCGGCCTTATTTCGCGTCGTCATCGACACGTCTAAACGCCGATTTCCTATGGACGGGAAAAGAGATAAACAGCGATTCAGCTTCTGCCTTTGTAGCCTCCCTCTCCGAGGCGGCCAGAGAGCCGAAATCTTTGATTTCGTGCGATTCGGCTGGTAGTTACATCAGAGGTGCCGGCCGCCTGTTTTTGGCGGCTGACGGAAGGAGTGTTACTCTGTTTGGCGCGGAAACCGCGCCAAACAGAGTCCGCGGCAAAGGCCGCGGGAGAACCTAAGGTCAACTCTCCCTCAGTCTCGGCGAAAAAGCACCGCCGAGCCAGCTCCCTCAATGATGAAGCCAAAATCTTTGCTAAACCGTAATTCACAGTTCAGCCTTTATAAGCTAAATCGTTATTTACAGTTTTTCCAACCCGAAGGAAATCGGCGTTTAGAAGTACGAGTTGCTAAATGAAATGGGGGCTCCGATACCGGAACCGTATCTTCATACGGTGAGGATTCGGAGACCCCATTTTATGACGCAAATCGTGCTTATAAACGCCGATTTATCATATGACCATCTCTACGAACTAAAAAATTCCTCTATCTTACCCGCGATGCGCCGCGCCGCGCCGCGGCGCAGATCCAGCTTCGCGTAATCTTCGACGATCGCGCGCCGCCGTTCCGGCGACTCGATGAGCTCCGATATATAAGAGCAGGTGCTCTCCGGCGTCATCAGCTCCCGCCGCTCCGGCAGCACCAGACGGTCCGCCATCCTGTTGGGCAGGGATACATAAGTTTCCTTGGCGTTATACCAGAAGACGAGCCTTTTTTTCAGCGTGCGCAGCCCAGGCGTATCGGGTGAGAGCGCCCCTGCGAGCCCGTCGAGCGGGATATTCTCCGCCTGATTGAGCGGCGCAATCATCAGCAGCGGCACGCCGAGCGAGGCGATCTGAAGGTTGTTCGTCCCCGGAAAGGCGACCGCCAGCGAGGCCGCGGAGATCGCGTCATATTGCCCAGAACGCACAAGCGGCACACGGCAGCCGTCGTCAAGGAGGATCTCCTCCACTTCTTCGCCGCCGCGCCAGGCAAGCCCCGTCTTCCTGAGCCCCGCGCGGAGACACGCTTCGTCGACCGTCGGCGCTACCGGCAGAACAGCCTGCCACTGCGGATATTTTTTATGTAGAATACGCGCGCATTCGCTGTAAAAGGCAAAACCCAGCTCATACTCAAAGGGACGGCTGCCGGGCATGAAGCAGATAATGTGCTCCGCCGATATCCCATACCGTTCACGGAATTCACGCGCGCTGCCACCGCCGCGCTCCGGTACACTGTCCAGTATCAGGTTGCCGACGAGGCTCCGCCGCTCTGCCGCCACCCCGGCCCGCTCGAAGCGCCGCTGGGCGAACTCGTCGGGAAGGAAATAGTGCCGCACGCGTCCGCGCCAGCGCGGCCGCGCGGTATATATCATCCACGGAGTGCGAAGCTTTAGCGAGAGCGCGCAGCCATACATCGGATCTCCCCCAAGCTGCAAAATGAGCCGTTTGCCGCTGGCGGGCGCGGCACGCATCGCGTCCCGAAGCCGCACAACTTCGGTCACGCCCGGCAGCTGGCGCGCACTCCCCGCCTCCATGCCGCTCGCATAGGGACAGGGCAGCGTCACTCCCGTTATATCCAGCGGGAAATCCCTCTCCGCGAGTGCCCTTGTAACAGGGCCCATCCAGCCGGAGACCTCACCGGGGGAGTTGGAAAGTATAAATAAAGTGTTCATGAATTCACTCCGTTTCAGGTGGACGACATGGTATAATTATAGACTGATTGGGGGATTCTACAAATGTTTATTCCTCTGGAGGGCGAAAACATCATCTGCCTCGCAAATGTGACCGCGATTTACCGAAGCGAGAGCCAAACGGTGATCCTCAAAAGAGACGGCACGACGGAAACGACATCGTTCACCCCACTGACGCTGGCAAAGAGAGAGAGAGCTTTAGCAGCGGAATCGGCGGCGTTTTGGCCCCCGAAAAGCAAAGATCAGGACATCACGATTTAATCATTTTTGCTGGTTTAACAACCATCGTATTTAAGAGTAAAGGAGTCATATAGATGGCAGATACGGACATCACGGCAAACACACAGCAGAACGGGGCGAACGCCTCGGATTATACAGCGAAGGACATCCACGTTCTTGAAGGACTTGAGGCGGTACGCAAGCGCCCCGGCATGTATATCGGCGACCAGAGCCAGCGCGGCCTGCACCACCTAGTCTACGAAGTGGTGGACAACTCGATAGACGAGTCGCTCGCGGGCTTCTGCGACACAATCAACGTGACGATCAACCCTGACGGCAGCGTCACCGTCATCGACAACGGACGAGGTATCCCTACTGAGCTGCACGAATCAGGCAAGTCGGCGGCTGAGGTCGTCCTCACCGTCCTCCACGCCGGCGGCAAGTTTGACAAGAGCGCCTATCAGGTCTCCGGCGGCCTTCACGGCGTCGGTGTCTCGGTCGTCAACGCCCTCTCAGTCTGGCTCGAGCTAACGATCTGGCGTGACGGCAAGGAGCACCATCAGCGCTACGAGCGCGGCATCCCGATGACACAGCTGGAGGTCACCGGCGATACGGAACTGCGCGGCACACGCGTGCAGTTCATGCCGGACGACGAGATATTCTCCACGACGGAATTCCAGGCCGACATCCTCAAGCAGCGCCTGCGCGAACTCGCCTTCCTGAACTCACATATCACTATCAACTTCGAGGACCAGCGCTCCGAGAAGCCGGAGAAAAAGAGCTACCACTACCCCGGCGGCATCTCCGCCTTTGTCGAATACCTCAACAAGGGCAAAGAGGTGCTCTTCAAGGAGCCCGTGGTGATCAACGGAGAAAAGGACAAAACACAGCTCGAGGTGGCGATCCAGTACAACGACACCTATATTGAAAGGCTCTTCGGCTTCGTCAACCTCATCAACACCATCGAGGGAGGCACCCACGTCGCGGGCTTCCGCTCCGCGATGACACGCGCGATAAACGACGAGGCGCGTAAGCTAAAAATACTCAAAGAAAAAGACGCCAACCTCTCCGGCGACGACCTCAAAGAGGGGCTCACCGCCGTCATCTCCGTCAAGGTGATGGAACCCCAGTTCGAGGGGCAGACCAAGACCAAGCTCGGCAACAACGATGTAAAGGGCATCGTCGACTCCATCGTCTACGAGGGGCTCAAGAACGCCCTTGACGAACGCCCGGAGATACTGAAGCCGATCGTCGAAAGCGCCCTCCGCGCACGTCAGGCCCGCGAGGCGGCGAAGAAGGCCAAGGAGCTCGTGCGCCGCAAATCGGTCATGAGCGGCCTCACCCTGCCCGGAAAGCTCTCCGACTGCTCGAACCGCAATCCCGCGGACTGCGAGATATACATCGTCGAGGGAGACTCCGCGGGCGGCAGCGCCAAGCAGGGGCGCAACCGCGAATTCCAGGCGATACTGCCGCTGCGCGGCAAGATACTCAACGTTGAAAAGGCACGCCTTGAAAAGATCCTCAGCAGCGAGACGATACGCAACATCATCCTCGCCCTCGGCTGCGGCGTCGGCGACGACTTCAACGAGGACAAGCTGCGCTATCACAAAATATTCATCATGGCCGATGCCG is drawn from Cloacibacillus porcorum and contains these coding sequences:
- a CDS encoding MiaB/RimO family radical SAM methylthiotransferase — its product is MMQRLSGKKFTVSIQGCRTNQYEGEAIAAALEAEGAVCGEESPDIVVVVTCTITAVADRKCRKLIRRARRENPHAVIAACGCYAQKVTEAERELLDIDIVLGNRLKHRLPELVAERLAGGAPRIEVDGDIERENIWDGLTLDRPRLHTRAFLKVQDGCNHYCSYCIVPSVRGKPVSRPLAEAVDEARRITESGCPEIVLTGVHLGLYDKLPQLVRRIGALPKIKRLRFGSIEPFAVNDELLAALADCPAFCEHLHMPLQSGDDGVLSSMKRGYRAADFAEIAARARSVLGDSLHISTDLMVGFPTEDDAAFRRSLDFVKGQGFGKVHVFPYSPREGTPAAAMEQLRSEAVHRRAAEALELAAELHKDFCSQWIGRECAILTEESDGTAAKGLTRNYIRVTAKAAAKINEEIIVIPAKYGEDGLITEGISENIQFNGDVSVI
- the rpsU gene encoding 30S ribosomal protein S21; the protein is MTTVTRRDNESIEDALKRFKRELRKVGVLREAKKHEHYEKPSEIKKRKKAEMARNKGRRADY
- a CDS encoding GatB/YqeY domain-containing protein, with the translated sequence MSGLVDKIQSNLVTAMKNKDELTLSVLRMLKSSIQLAQVEKGKDNALTDDDVLVLVRRLIKQRTEAAEMYKNGGASDRAERELAEIKVLEAYQPAQLSDEDILKIVAKVAEETGAAGPKDMGKMMGKTMAAVKGQADGNRVKSAVQQYLSQLVQ
- a CDS encoding pyridoxal-phosphate-dependent aminotransferase family protein; protein product: MQTYKIPLVPGPSSVPLKYREAYLTDYGSTDLENDFFALLAENISLLQQILKTKNSVIIGSGEAMMILWGALKSVVKPGDRVLAVSNGLFGHGFGEMAEAMGVQAEYLEAPEGEFVDKEALRRKIAEFRPDVVTAVHCETPSGLLNPIEEIAPVVAESGALFVVDFVASAVGADVRVDEWGIDLGLLGSQKCLSLLPDICMLTVSDRAWKRAKDINYAGYDAILPWKDALIVKAMPYTHNWQANAALNLALKSVLEEGLENSFKRHEEAAAYCRRRAKDMGLKLYAAKESLASPTVTAVMVPDGWSWPELDAALRKEGLAVGGSYGPLAGKVFRIGHMGSQADMELVKRGMDVIEKVLK
- the gyrB gene encoding DNA topoisomerase (ATP-hydrolyzing) subunit B, with product MADTDITANTQQNGANASDYTAKDIHVLEGLEAVRKRPGMYIGDQSQRGLHHLVYEVVDNSIDESLAGFCDTINVTINPDGSVTVIDNGRGIPTELHESGKSAAEVVLTVLHAGGKFDKSAYQVSGGLHGVGVSVVNALSVWLELTIWRDGKEHHQRYERGIPMTQLEVTGDTELRGTRVQFMPDDEIFSTTEFQADILKQRLRELAFLNSHITINFEDQRSEKPEKKSYHYPGGISAFVEYLNKGKEVLFKEPVVINGEKDKTQLEVAIQYNDTYIERLFGFVNLINTIEGGTHVAGFRSAMTRAINDEARKLKILKEKDANLSGDDLKEGLTAVISVKVMEPQFEGQTKTKLGNNDVKGIVDSIVYEGLKNALDERPEILKPIVESALRARQAREAAKKAKELVRRKSVMSGLTLPGKLSDCSNRNPADCEIYIVEGDSAGGSAKQGRNREFQAILPLRGKILNVEKARLEKILSSETIRNIILALGCGVGDDFNEDKLRYHKIFIMADADVDGAHIRTLLLTLFFRYMPQIIEKGYLYVAQPPLFRVQCGKEITYCFSEKEMKEAQNKANGKKVEVQRYKGLGEMNAEQLWETTMNPEHRIINRVEVQDAVEADELFGILMGDVVEPRRKFIEQYGKEVKNLDI